In Mytilus edulis chromosome 13, xbMytEdul2.2, whole genome shotgun sequence, a single window of DNA contains:
- the LOC139500006 gene encoding alpha-1A adrenergic receptor-like, with amino-acid sequence MNTTVTNSERSVAGTVIAEIFLIFVCISAIIGNTCMWIIIYRTRKLRTISNAFILCLNSADWLVSVLNMPTTVVALALGRWPLSSQACQVFGFFNMFTLVQSVLSLCNISINRYVIVCKPFRFPSIYTTKRSIMMIIVCTSISIIISIPPLFGWAEYGYVDTQFYCFCLWPKSPSYAFFMIGVCFGIPLTVMAICNVLIFTAVQASKKRTARSSRSSMAISKNISIQESSSDTEVPTKTEKKKKDKPETENKKERKHVDMVDVQVEMSDSNTETNDVKKRLSKLPSNKVKAEDVRLALALAICVVCFFISWFPFCISMLIGIYAPNSVSNDFHLATLLIGYSNSCMNPVIYGIINKRIGKGFKDLFCRCRCCKEEKL; translated from the exons ATGAATACCACAGTTACAAACAGCGAGAGAAGTGTAGCTGGGACCGTAATTGCTGAAATATTTCTAATTTTCGTGTGCATTTCTGCAATAATTGGTAACACTTGCATGTGGATTATAATTTATCGGACACGTAAACTTCGGACGATCTCCAATGCATTTATTTTGTGTCTAAACAGTGCCGATTGGTTAGTGTCCGTTCTGAATATGCCAACGACTGTCGTGGCACTTGCTCTAGGAAGATGGCCACTGTCGTCTCAGGCGTGCCAAGTTTtcggattttttaacatgttcacTTTAGTTCAGAGTGTTCTTTCGTTGTGTAACATTAGTATAAACAGATATGTGATAGTCTGTAAACCTTTCAGGTTTCCATCAATATATACAACTAAAAGATCTATCATGATGATAATAG tctgTACCAGCATATCCATAATTATTTCAATTCCGCCATTGTTCGGTTGGGCCGAGTATGGTTACGTTGATAcacaattttattgtttttgtttatggcCTAAATCTCCATCGTATGCATTTTTCATGATTGGCGTTTGTTTTGGTATACCTCTTACCGTTATGGCTATATGTAACGTTCTCATTTTCACCGCAGTGCAAGCAAGTAAAAAACGAACAGCCCGTTCCTCAAGATCAAGTATGGCAATAAGCAAAAACATTTCAATTCAGGAATCTTCTAGTGACACAGAAGTTCCAACTAAGAccgaaaagaagaaaaaagataaaccagaaacagaaaataaaaaagaacgtAAACATGTGGATATGGTCGATGTTCAAGTAGAGATGTCCGATTCAAATACGGAAACTAACGATGTGAAAAAGAGGCTAAGTAAACTGCCGAGTAATAAAGTGAAAGCAGAAGATGTTCGACTTGCACTTGCGTTAGCAATTTGTGTAGTGTGCTTTTTCATTTCTTGGTTTCCATTTTGTATAAGCATGCTTATTGGAATTTATGCTCCAAATTCTGTTTCGAACGATTTCCATTTAGCTACACTTCTTATTGGATATTCAAACAGCTGTATGAATCCAGTGATATATGGAATAATTAACAAAAGAATCGGAAAGGGATTCAAAGATCTGTTTTGTCGATGTCGATGTTGTAAAGAAGAAAAATTATAA